CTTCGGGTCCCACGAACCCGTCCTGGAAATCAAGGACCTCACCGTGAAGTACCGCGGCGACACCCGCTCCACCGCCGCCGTCGACCGCGTTTCCTTCAGCATCGGCACTGGCGAAATTTTTGGCCTGGCCGGCGAGTCCGGCTGCGGTAAATCCACCATCGCGAACGCGATCATGCGGCTGCTGCGGGACCCGGCGGAGATTGCCGGCGGCAGCATCCGCTTCGGCGGCAGGGACGTCCTGGCCATGCGGGCCGAAGAGCTGCGCCGGTTCCGCTGGCAGGACGTGGCCATGGTGTTCCAGTCCGCCATGAACTCGCTGAACCCGGTGATGACCATCGGCGACCAGATCGTGGATATCTACACCACCCATGCCGGCTACACCCGGAAGGAGTCGCTGCGGCGGGCAGCCGAACTGCTCGAACTCGTCCGGATCGATCCCGCCCGGCTGAAGTCCTACCCGCACCAGCTTTCCGGCGGGATGCGCCAGCGTGCTGTCATCGCGATGGCAGTGGCCCTCAAGCCGTCGCTGCTGATCCTGGACGAGCCCACCACCGCGCTGGATGTGGTGGTGCAGCAGGAGATCATGGCCCAGATCAGGGAGCTGCAGCGCGAACTCGGCTTCTCCGTCCTGTTCATCACGCACGACATGTCCCTCATGGTGGAGCTCTCGCACCGGATGGCCGTGATGTACGGCGGCCGGATCGTGGAAACGGCCAAGGCCAAGGACGTCCATGCCTCGCCGCTGCACCCCTACACGCAGGCGTTGATGGGAGCGTTCCCTCCGCTCACCGGCCCGCGGGTTCCCCTGGCCGGCCTGGCCGACGGCGTGAAGTTCAGCAACATCGCCGACCTACGGGAAATCGCGCCCGGACACTTCGTTTCGCCCCTTCCCGTCCTCCAAGGAGCACAGTGATGAGCACGCCCGTTTCAGCCGCACCAGCGAAGGAAACAGCGGCCGGCGCTCCGGCGCTCGGAGCCCCCGCCCTCGAAGTGAAGGGCCTGGTCAAGGACTTCTCCAGCGGTGGCCTGTTCTCCCGCGACTCGGTACGGGCCCTCGGCGGCGTGGACCTCGCCATCAGGAAGGGCGAGATCGTGGCGCTCGTGGGGGAGTCCGGGTCCGGCAAGAGCACCCTGGCCCGCTGCATCGCCCGGCTGGAGAAGCCCACCGCCGGCCAGATCCTGCTCAATGGCACGGATGTGCTAAAACGGGACCGCTTCCAGGCGTCGAGGGGATACCGTTCGCAGCTGCAGATGGTGTTCCAGGATCCGTTCGGCTCGCTCAACCCAGTCCACCGGATCGAGCACTTCCTCACCCGTTCGCTGACCCTGCACGGAAAGGCCGGCACCCCGGACCAGCTGCGCACCCGCCTGGACGGGCTGATGACCACCGTCGGCCTCACCCCGGACATGCTTAACTCCTACCCGCATGAGCTCTCCGGCGGGCAGCGGCAGCGCGTGGCCATCGCCCGGGCGCTCGCGGTGGAGCCCGAGGTGATCCTCGCGGACGAGCCCACGTCCATGCTGGACGTCTCAGTGCGGATCGGCATCCTGAACCTGATGCGCCAGCTGCGGGACAGCCAGGGAATCTCCATGCTCTACATCACGCACGATCTCGCCTCCGCCCGCTACCTGGCGGACCGGATCGCCGTGATGTTCGCCGGCGAACTGGTGGAGGAGGGCGAATCGCTGGACCTGCTGGCCAACCCGGCCCACCCCTACACCCGGCTGCTGGTCTCGGCGGTGCCGGACCCTGCCCGCACCGGATCCTACGACCCGGGCGAGCGGGCGGCGCTGCGCGCCGCGGTGATGGAGTCGGCGTCGTGCGCGTTCGACGGCGACCCGGAGCAGCGCTGTTCCGCCGCCGAACCCGTTCGCCACCTCGTGGGCGATCCCGCCAACGAGCACTGGGTGCGCTGCCACCTGTACCGGCCTCCGGCCACGGCGGCGAGCCATGCTCTGTCCGCCGAGCCCCTCGAACCCGAGCCCCTGAAACCCCCCGGATGCGTCGCCATCGGACGATTCCCGCACAAAAAACAAGGCTTCAGCATGACCGAACTGACCCACCCCCTGGCTACCGTGCCGCAGGATGAACTCGTGGCACGCGCCGAGTCAGACCCGCACCGGCCGCGCTTCCACTTCGTCTCACCCGCAGGCTGGCTCAACGATCCCAACGGCGTGAGCCAGTGGAACGGGACCTACCACCTCTTCTACCAGTACAACCCCGAGGGCGCCTTCCACCACCGCATCCTGTGGGGCCACGCCACCAGCACCGACCTGGTGAACTGGACCGACAAGCCCGTGGCGCTGGAGCCGTCCGAGGGCCCGGACGCCGACGGCTGCTGGTCCGGTGTGCTGGTGGACGACGGCGGCACGCCCACCCTGGTGTATTCAGGCCGGCACGGCGAGCGCGAACTGCCGTGCGTGGCGGTCGGGTCGCGGGACCTCCTGAGCTGGACCAAAGCTCCGGAGAACCCCGTGATTCCGGCGCCGCCTGCCGGTGTGGACATCACCGCCTACCGCGACCACTGCGTGTGGCGTGAGGGAGCGGTGTGGCGGCAGCTGGTGGGATCCGGAATCCGCGGCCGCGGCGGCACGGCGTTCCTGTACGAGTCCGCCGACCTCCGCCGCTGGGACTACATTGGCCCGCTGTTCATCGGCGACGCCGCCTCCGGCGATCCGGCAGCCACGGACTGGCAGGGAACCATGTGGGAGTGCGTGGATCTGTTCCGTGCGGACGGCGGGGCTTTGGGTGACCAGGGGCCGGGCACCGACGTGCCTGTCTTCTCGGCCTGGCACGACGGCGACACCCGCCACCCGCTCTACTGGACCGGACGCTACGCGGGGGATTCCTTCACGCCCCGCGAGCTGCTCCGGCTGGACTACGGCGGCCGGTACTTCTATGCCCCGCAGTCCTTTGCGGACGAGGCCGGGCGGCGCATCATATTCGGCTGGCTGCAGGAGGGCCGGGCGGAGGCTGCCATGGTGGAAGCCGGCTGGTGCGGAGTAATGAGCCTGCCGCGGGTCGCCACCCTGGACGCGGAAGGGGAGCTGGCCTTCGCGCCGGTGCCGGAACTGGAGTCGCCCCGCCGCGACCATGTCCGGATCGGCCCCCGGACCCTTGGCGCGAGCGAAGTGTTTGCCGGGGTGTCCGGTAACCAGCTGGACCTTGAACTGGACCTCGAAATGGAACCCGGGAGCGTCTTCCGGCTGGGGATCCTGGGCACCGGCACCGGCACCGGCACCGGCAGAACTGCCATGGACGCTGGCGGTACTGCCATGGATCCTGGCGGTAACACCCCCGAACCCGCCGAGGAAACGGTCATCGAAATTGGCTGCGAAGTGGGAAGCAGCGGGTTCTCGCAGTCCTATGTGCTCCTGGACCGTTCCCGCAGCAGCCTGGACCAGACACTGGACACGGAGGAGAAGGCCGGCCCTGTGGACCTGCCCGGGGGTGCACTGCACCTGCGGGTGCTGGTGGACCGCTCGGCGCTGGAGATCTTCGCCAACGGCAAGCCGCTCACGGCCCGGGCCTATCCCACCCTCGGCGGGGACGCCGTCCGGCTTTCCGCTGCCGGTGCCGTCCGGCTGGTGCAGCTGGACGCCTGGTGCATGGATGGCGTCTTCGGCGGCCCGCGCCCGCTGTTCCCCTAGCCCGGCCAAAGCGAATCCAGCTGCGAGCCCCGGGGCCGCGCCCCGGCTCCGCCGTGCCTACCGGATGGTGGTGCAGGCGGCGGGGGAGCGGCTGGTGGGGAAGCTCGGCGGCGCCAAGATCCTGGCCGCCGCCGATGCCTCCCTGGCCTCCGGCAGGGTTGGCCTGAATGTGCTGGACGGCCGGGCCGCGTAGCAGGATGTGCTGGTGCCCGGCTCCGGATGAAACCGTTCCGATCCCCGCCAGATGGTGAACAGCGGGTGGCCGGCGCGTGACATTTCACACTAAATCTGATTTAAGATGCAACATTTGACTCACAAAAAGGGATGTGGCACGCGCGCGCAATGGGCAATGTAAGCGCTTGCACAAATGGAGTTAAACTCGGTTTTTGGACGCCCGAAACACGGTTTGATAAGCGGCTGCGGGCCCGCCTAGCGTAGGAAGTCGGCGCAGGAAGGAACACCTTCCGAGCCGACTTCCGGGGCCCTACCCAAGCCCCGTCCCCCTCGACACAAAGGCGTCCCGATGACGCCTGCCGTCATCGGGAGCGCCGGAGTTTCGGGGAATGAGGGCAAACGCCCGACTTCCACGAATGGTCTTACTCCGCGAGAAGAGCAAAACATGCACAAGCACCCCAATACCCCCCGGATGCTGCGGTGGCGCCCTGCCGCCGCAGCACTGGCGGCGGCCGTGGCGGCCTCCGTCTTCCTTGCGGTTCCGTCGGCCCAGGCCAACGAGCCGTCTGACCCGCCCGCCACTCAGCAGATGCCGGCTCCGACCCCCGGCTTCCCCCTGCCCACCCAGCACAGCCAGCAAGCGTACGACCCGGCCGCGGATTTCACCTCAAAGTGGACCCGTGCCGACGCCAAGCAGATCATGGCGCAGAGCGATTCCACTGTGGCTCCCGGTCAGAACTCCATGAGCCCGGACGTCACCATGCCGGAAATCCCTGAAGACTTCCCGGCCATGAACGACGACGTCTGGGTTTGGGACACCTGGTCCCTGACCGACGAGAACGCCAACCAGATCAGCTACAAGGGCTACGACGTCATCTTCTCCCTGGTCGCCGACCGCCACGCCGGCTACGGCTTCGACCAGCGCCACTGGAACGCCCGGATCGGCTACTTCTTCCGCAAAACCAACGCCGACCCGGCCAAGGACAAGTGGAACTACGGCGGACACCTGTTCCTGGACAACACCTCCATCGGCAACACCGAATGGTCCGGCTCCACCCGCCTGATGCAGGGCGATCACGTGAATGTGTTCTACACGGCCACCACGTTCTACGACGTCAAGGAGCGCAACGCAGGCGGCGGCGGCATCGCCCCCGACGCGGCCATCGCCAAGGCCCTGGGGAACATCCACGCCGACAAGAACGGCGTTACGTTCGACGGTTTCCAGCACACCAAGCTGCTCGAGCCGGACGGCAAAATGTACCAGAACAAGGCCCAGAACCCCGGCTTCGCCTTCCGCGACCCCTACACGTTCGCCGACCCGGCCCACCCGGGCAAGACCTTCATGGTCTTCGAAGGCAACACCGGCGGTACCCGCGGCGAATACGAGTGCAAGCCCGAGGACCTCGGCTACCGATCCGGCGACCCCAACGCCGAGAAGCTCAACG
This genomic window from Arthrobacter sp. 24S4-2 contains:
- a CDS encoding ABC transporter ATP-binding protein — its product is MTVSQTSFGSHEPVLEIKDLTVKYRGDTRSTAAVDRVSFSIGTGEIFGLAGESGCGKSTIANAIMRLLRDPAEIAGGSIRFGGRDVLAMRAEELRRFRWQDVAMVFQSAMNSLNPVMTIGDQIVDIYTTHAGYTRKESLRRAAELLELVRIDPARLKSYPHQLSGGMRQRAVIAMAVALKPSLLILDEPTTALDVVVQQEIMAQIRELQRELGFSVLFITHDMSLMVELSHRMAVMYGGRIVETAKAKDVHASPLHPYTQALMGAFPPLTGPRVPLAGLADGVKFSNIADLREIAPGHFVSPLPVLQGAQ
- a CDS encoding ATP-binding cassette domain-containing protein, giving the protein MSTPVSAAPAKETAAGAPALGAPALEVKGLVKDFSSGGLFSRDSVRALGGVDLAIRKGEIVALVGESGSGKSTLARCIARLEKPTAGQILLNGTDVLKRDRFQASRGYRSQLQMVFQDPFGSLNPVHRIEHFLTRSLTLHGKAGTPDQLRTRLDGLMTTVGLTPDMLNSYPHELSGGQRQRVAIARALAVEPEVILADEPTSMLDVSVRIGILNLMRQLRDSQGISMLYITHDLASARYLADRIAVMFAGELVEEGESLDLLANPAHPYTRLLVSAVPDPARTGSYDPGERAALRAAVMESASCAFDGDPEQRCSAAEPVRHLVGDPANEHWVRCHLYRPPATAASHALSAEPLEPEPLKPPGCVAIGRFPHKKQGFSMTELTHPLATVPQDELVARAESDPHRPRFHFVSPAGWLNDPNGVSQWNGTYHLFYQYNPEGAFHHRILWGHATSTDLVNWTDKPVALEPSEGPDADGCWSGVLVDDGGTPTLVYSGRHGERELPCVAVGSRDLLSWTKAPENPVIPAPPAGVDITAYRDHCVWREGAVWRQLVGSGIRGRGGTAFLYESADLRRWDYIGPLFIGDAASGDPAATDWQGTMWECVDLFRADGGALGDQGPGTDVPVFSAWHDGDTRHPLYWTGRYAGDSFTPRELLRLDYGGRYFYAPQSFADEAGRRIIFGWLQEGRAEAAMVEAGWCGVMSLPRVATLDAEGELAFAPVPELESPRRDHVRIGPRTLGASEVFAGVSGNQLDLELDLEMEPGSVFRLGILGTGTGTGTGRTAMDAGGTAMDPGGNTPEPAEETVIEIGCEVGSSGFSQSYVLLDRSRSSLDQTLDTEEKAGPVDLPGGALHLRVLVDRSALEIFANGKPLTARAYPTLGGDAVRLSAAGAVRLVQLDAWCMDGVFGGPRPLFP
- a CDS encoding glycoside hydrolase family 68 protein; amino-acid sequence: MHKHPNTPRMLRWRPAAAALAAAVAASVFLAVPSAQANEPSDPPATQQMPAPTPGFPLPTQHSQQAYDPAADFTSKWTRADAKQIMAQSDSTVAPGQNSMSPDVTMPEIPEDFPAMNDDVWVWDTWSLTDENANQISYKGYDVIFSLVADRHAGYGFDQRHWNARIGYFFRKTNADPAKDKWNYGGHLFLDNTSIGNTEWSGSTRLMQGDHVNVFYTATTFYDVKERNAGGGGIAPDAAIAKALGNIHADKNGVTFDGFQHTKLLEPDGKMYQNKAQNPGFAFRDPYTFADPAHPGKTFMVFEGNTGGTRGEYECKPEDLGYRSGDPNAEKLNEVNSTGAYYQTANVGLAVADNKDLTKWSFLPPVLSANCVNDQTERPQIFIQNEGGKNKYYLFTISHQFTYAAGMRGPDGVYGFVGNGVRSDYQPMNNSGLSLGSPTDLNMPANAPEGPDPRQNGRQFQAYSHYVQPGGLVQSFIDNVNGVRGGSLSPTVKINFRNGVSAVDRSFGKNGLGPFGYLPTNVKVGGEGLYK